The following are encoded together in the Pygocentrus nattereri isolate fPygNat1 chromosome 3, fPygNat1.pri, whole genome shotgun sequence genome:
- the LOC119263093 gene encoding myosin type-2 heavy chain 1-like, whose amino-acid sequence MAQQHWSWVSSAADEQSSQSGSRARERGLESELFRELNSELESELLSELNSELESELFSELNSELESELFSELNSELESELFSELNSELESELLSELNSELESELLSELNSELESELFSELSSELLSELNSELESELFSELNNELESELFRELNSELESELLRELNSELESELFSELNSELESELFSELNSELESELFSELNNELESELFRELNSELESELLRELNSELESELFSELNSELESELFSELNSELESELFSELNSELESELFSELNSELESELFSELNNELESELFRELNSELESELLRELNSELESELFSELNSELESELFSELNSELESELFSELNSELESELLSELNSELESELLSELNSELESELFSELNSELESELLSELNSELESELLSELNSELESELFSELKSEIEGELFSELKSELEGELYSELKSELEGELYSELKSELEGELYSELKMEFRE is encoded by the exons CGTGGGTTAGAGAGTGAGCTGTTCAGAGAGTTAAACAGCGAGTTAGAGAGTGAGCTGCTCAGTGAGTTAAACAGCGAGTTAGAGAGTGAGCTGTTCAGTGAGTTAAACAGCGAGTTAGAGAGTGAGCTGTTCAGTGAGTTAAACAGCGAGTTAGAGAGTGAGCTGTTCAGTGAGTTAAACAGCGAGTTAGAGAGTGAGCTGCTCAGTGAGTTAAACAGCGAGTTAGAGAGTGAGCTGCTCAGTGAGTTAAACAGCGAGTTAGAGAGTGAGCTGTTCAGTGAGTTATCA AGTGAGCTGCTCAGTGAGTTAAACAGCGAGTTAGAGAGTGAGCTGTTCAGTGAGTTAAACAACGAGTTAGAGAGTGAGCTGTTCAGAGAGTTAAACAGCGAGTTAGAGAGTGAGCTGCTCAGGGAGTTAAACAGCGAGTTAGAGAGTGAGCTGTTCAGTGAGTTAAACAGCGAGTTAGAGAGTGAGCTGTTCAGTGAGTTAAACAGCGAGTTAGAGAGTGAGCTGTTCAGTGAGTTAAACAACGAGTTAGAGAGTGAGCTGTTCAGAGAGTTAAACAGCGAGTTAGAGAGTGAGCTGCTCAGGGAGTTAAACAGCGAGTTAGAGAGTGAGCTGTTCAGTGAGTTAAACAGCGAGTTAGAGAGTGAGCTGTTCAGTGAGTTAAACAGCGAGTTAGAGAGTGAGCTGTTCAGTGAGTTAAACAGCGAGTTAGAGAGTGAGCTGTTCAGTGAGTTAAACAGCGAGTTAGAGAGTGAGCTGTTCAGTGAGTTAAACAACGAGTTAGAGAGTGAGCTGTTCAGAGAGTTAAACAGCGAGTTAGAGAGTGAGCTGCTCAGGGAGTTAAACAGCGAGTTAGAGAGTGAGCTGTTCAGTGAGTTAAACAGCGAGTTAGAGAGTGAGCTGTTCAGTGAGTTAAACAGCGAGTTAGAGAGTGAGCTGTTCAGTGAGTTAAACAGCGAGTTAGAGAGTGAGCTGCTCAGTGAGTTAAACAGCGAGTTAGAGAGTGAGCTGCTCAGTGAGTTAAACAGCGAGTTAGAGAGTGAGCTGTTCAGTGAGTTAAACAGCGAGTTAGAGAGTGAGCTGCTCAGTGAGTTAAACAGCGAGTTAGAGAGTGAGCTGCTCAGTGAGTTAAACAGCGAGTTAGAGAGTGAGCTGTTCAGTGAGTTAAAGAGTGAGATAGAGGGTGAGCTGTTCAGTGAGTTAAAGAGTGAGTTAGAGGGTGAACTGTACAGTGAGTTAAAGAGTGAGTTAGAGGGTGAGCTGTACAGTGAGTTAAAAAGTGAGTTAGAGGGTGAGCTATACAGTGAGTTAAAGATGGAGTTTAGAGAGTGA